One window of Equus asinus isolate D_3611 breed Donkey chromosome 7, EquAss-T2T_v2, whole genome shotgun sequence genomic DNA carries:
- the SLC8A3 gene encoding sodium/calcium exchanger 3 isoform X10 gives MTDRKLTVEEEEAKRIAEMGKPILGEHPKLEVIIEESYEFKSTVDKLIKKTNLALVVGTHSWKDQFMEAITVSAAGDEDEDESGEERLPSCFDYVMHFLTVFWKVLFACVPPTEYCHGWACFVVSILIIGMLTAIIGDLASHFGCTIGLKDSVTAVVFVAFGTSVPDTFASKAAAIQDVYADASIGNVTGSNAVNVFLGIGLAWSVAAIYWALQGQEFHVSAGTLAFSVTLFTIFAFVCISVLLYRRRPHLGGELGGPRGCKLATTWLFVSLWLLYILFATLEAYCYIKGF, from the exons ATGACAGACAGGAAGCTGactgtggaggaagaggaggccaaGAGGATAGCAGAAATGGGAAAGCCAATATTGGGTGAACACCCCAAACTAGAGGTCATCATTGAAGAGTCCTATGAGTTCAAG AGTACAGTGGACAAACTGATCAAGAAGACGAACCTGGCCTTGGTTGTGGGGACCCATTCCTGGAAGGACCAGTTCATGGAGGCCATCACTGTCAGTGCAG CAGGGGACGAGGATGAGGATGAGTCAGGCGAGGAGAGGCTGCCATCCTGCTTCGACTATGTCATGCACTTCCTGACAGTCTTCTGGAAGGTGCTGTTTGCCTGCGTACCCCCCACAGAGTACTGCCACGGCTGGGCCTGCTTTGTCGTCTCCATTCTCATCATTGGCATGCTCACAGCCATAATCGGAGACCTGGCCTCCCACTTTGGCTGCACCATCGGCCTCAAGGACTCAGTGACAGCTGTTGTTTTTGTGGCGTTTGGCACCTCTGTGCCAG ATACGTTTGCCAGCAAAGCTGCAGCCATCCAGGACGTGTACGCAGACGCCTCCATTGGCAACGTCACAGGCAGCAATGCCGTCAATGTCTTCCTGGGCATTGGCCTGGCCTGGTCCGTGGCCGCCATCTACTGGGCCCTGCAGGGACAGGAGTTCCACGTGTCAGCCGGCACGCTGGCCTTCTCCGTCACCCTCTTCACCATCTTTGCGTTTGTATGCATCAGTGTGCTCCTGTACCGCCGGCGGCCCCACCTGGGTGGGGAGCTCGGTGGCCCTCGTGGCTGCAAGCTTGCCACGACTTGGCTCTTTGTGAGCCTGTGGCTCCTCTACATACTCTTTGCCACACTGGAGGCTTACTGCTACATCAAGGGGTTCTGA
- the SLC8A3 gene encoding sodium/calcium exchanger 3 isoform X9, translating into MERGISEMTDRKLTVEEEEAKRIAEMGKPILGEHPKLEVIIEESYEFKSTVDKLIKKTNLALVVGTHSWKDQFMEAITVSAAGDEDEDESGEERLPSCFDYVMHFLTVFWKVLFACVPPTEYCHGWACFVVSILIIGMLTAIIGDLASHFGCTIGLKDSVTAVVFVAFGTSVPDTFASKAAAIQDVYADASIGNVTGSNAVNVFLGIGLAWSVAAIYWALQGQEFHVSAGTLAFSVTLFTIFAFVCISVLLYRRRPHLGGELGGPRGCKLATTWLFVSLWLLYILFATLEAYCYIKGF; encoded by the exons ATGGAACGTGGAATATCAG AGATGACAGACAGGAAGCTGactgtggaggaagaggaggccaaGAGGATAGCAGAAATGGGAAAGCCAATATTGGGTGAACACCCCAAACTAGAGGTCATCATTGAAGAGTCCTATGAGTTCAAG AGTACAGTGGACAAACTGATCAAGAAGACGAACCTGGCCTTGGTTGTGGGGACCCATTCCTGGAAGGACCAGTTCATGGAGGCCATCACTGTCAGTGCAG CAGGGGACGAGGATGAGGATGAGTCAGGCGAGGAGAGGCTGCCATCCTGCTTCGACTATGTCATGCACTTCCTGACAGTCTTCTGGAAGGTGCTGTTTGCCTGCGTACCCCCCACAGAGTACTGCCACGGCTGGGCCTGCTTTGTCGTCTCCATTCTCATCATTGGCATGCTCACAGCCATAATCGGAGACCTGGCCTCCCACTTTGGCTGCACCATCGGCCTCAAGGACTCAGTGACAGCTGTTGTTTTTGTGGCGTTTGGCACCTCTGTGCCAG ATACGTTTGCCAGCAAAGCTGCAGCCATCCAGGACGTGTACGCAGACGCCTCCATTGGCAACGTCACAGGCAGCAATGCCGTCAATGTCTTCCTGGGCATTGGCCTGGCCTGGTCCGTGGCCGCCATCTACTGGGCCCTGCAGGGACAGGAGTTCCACGTGTCAGCCGGCACGCTGGCCTTCTCCGTCACCCTCTTCACCATCTTTGCGTTTGTATGCATCAGTGTGCTCCTGTACCGCCGGCGGCCCCACCTGGGTGGGGAGCTCGGTGGCCCTCGTGGCTGCAAGCTTGCCACGACTTGGCTCTTTGTGAGCCTGTGGCTCCTCTACATACTCTTTGCCACACTGGAGGCTTACTGCTACATCAAGGGGTTCTGA
- the SLC8A3 gene encoding sodium/calcium exchanger 3 isoform X8, with translation MERGISALLLSPEMTDRKLTVEEEEAKRIAEMGKPILGEHPKLEVIIEESYEFKSTVDKLIKKTNLALVVGTHSWKDQFMEAITVSAAGDEDEDESGEERLPSCFDYVMHFLTVFWKVLFACVPPTEYCHGWACFVVSILIIGMLTAIIGDLASHFGCTIGLKDSVTAVVFVAFGTSVPDTFASKAAAIQDVYADASIGNVTGSNAVNVFLGIGLAWSVAAIYWALQGQEFHVSAGTLAFSVTLFTIFAFVCISVLLYRRRPHLGGELGGPRGCKLATTWLFVSLWLLYILFATLEAYCYIKGF, from the exons ATGGAACGTGGAATATCAG CGCTCCTGTTGTCTCCAG AGATGACAGACAGGAAGCTGactgtggaggaagaggaggccaaGAGGATAGCAGAAATGGGAAAGCCAATATTGGGTGAACACCCCAAACTAGAGGTCATCATTGAAGAGTCCTATGAGTTCAAG AGTACAGTGGACAAACTGATCAAGAAGACGAACCTGGCCTTGGTTGTGGGGACCCATTCCTGGAAGGACCAGTTCATGGAGGCCATCACTGTCAGTGCAG CAGGGGACGAGGATGAGGATGAGTCAGGCGAGGAGAGGCTGCCATCCTGCTTCGACTATGTCATGCACTTCCTGACAGTCTTCTGGAAGGTGCTGTTTGCCTGCGTACCCCCCACAGAGTACTGCCACGGCTGGGCCTGCTTTGTCGTCTCCATTCTCATCATTGGCATGCTCACAGCCATAATCGGAGACCTGGCCTCCCACTTTGGCTGCACCATCGGCCTCAAGGACTCAGTGACAGCTGTTGTTTTTGTGGCGTTTGGCACCTCTGTGCCAG ATACGTTTGCCAGCAAAGCTGCAGCCATCCAGGACGTGTACGCAGACGCCTCCATTGGCAACGTCACAGGCAGCAATGCCGTCAATGTCTTCCTGGGCATTGGCCTGGCCTGGTCCGTGGCCGCCATCTACTGGGCCCTGCAGGGACAGGAGTTCCACGTGTCAGCCGGCACGCTGGCCTTCTCCGTCACCCTCTTCACCATCTTTGCGTTTGTATGCATCAGTGTGCTCCTGTACCGCCGGCGGCCCCACCTGGGTGGGGAGCTCGGTGGCCCTCGTGGCTGCAAGCTTGCCACGACTTGGCTCTTTGTGAGCCTGTGGCTCCTCTACATACTCTTTGCCACACTGGAGGCTTACTGCTACATCAAGGGGTTCTGA